From Verrucomicrobia bacterium S94, the proteins below share one genomic window:
- a CDS encoding glycine dehydrogenase subunit 2, whose product MKTIYEKSSRGRPGIRMSSLKISETEEIPAKYLRSEPAELPEVSEAEVVRHFTALSRLNFSVDTHFYPLGSCTMKYNPKACEAAANLPELTEVHPLWPQLRGGGLLTQGSLAILYHTERLLSEVTGLDEFTLQPMAGAHGELTGVMIMAAYHKDQGNAGKDHIIIPDSAHGTNPASAQVAGYKVITIPSDADGVMDFDRFMAALNEKTAGVMLTSPNTLGVFNPRIKEICSAVHDVDGLMYYDGANFNAIMGRYRPGDMGFDICHLNLHKSFATPHGGGGPGAGPVGVVDKLRPYLPVSRVEKTKDGTFTLNYDEPKSIGYIAPFYGNFGIIVRAYAYLLALGRDGMLGTSNRAVLNANYLQEKLRPLFGEKYKGRCMHEFVFSGDVLKPYGIHTLDIAKGMIDRGIHPPTVYFPLNISEALMIEPTESEDRDTLDRFAEVMKELFELAETDPDQLRNAPVTTPVGRLDEVKAARDMRLSFS is encoded by the coding sequence ATGAAAACGATTTATGAAAAATCCTCGAGAGGTCGCCCGGGAATCCGGATGTCTTCGTTGAAAATTTCGGAGACGGAGGAGATTCCTGCAAAATACCTGCGCAGTGAACCGGCAGAGCTGCCGGAGGTTTCGGAGGCGGAAGTGGTGCGCCATTTTACAGCGCTTTCGAGACTGAATTTTTCGGTAGACACCCATTTCTATCCGCTGGGTTCGTGCACCATGAAATATAACCCGAAAGCGTGTGAGGCTGCGGCTAATCTTCCTGAGCTGACGGAGGTGCATCCGCTCTGGCCGCAGCTGCGCGGCGGTGGTCTGCTGACACAGGGATCGCTGGCCATTCTGTACCATACAGAACGGCTGCTTTCCGAGGTGACGGGGCTGGATGAATTCACACTGCAGCCGATGGCAGGTGCACACGGTGAGCTGACGGGGGTGATGATTATGGCGGCATACCATAAGGATCAGGGAAATGCCGGTAAGGATCATATTATCATTCCCGATTCGGCCCATGGCACCAATCCGGCCAGTGCGCAGGTGGCGGGGTATAAGGTGATAACGATTCCGTCGGATGCAGATGGGGTGATGGATTTTGATCGGTTTATGGCGGCGCTGAATGAAAAAACGGCGGGGGTGATGCTGACGAGTCCGAATACGCTGGGGGTTTTTAATCCGCGTATTAAGGAAATCTGTTCGGCGGTGCATGATGTGGACGGCCTGATGTATTACGACGGCGCAAACTTCAATGCGATTATGGGGCGGTATCGCCCGGGCGATATGGGCTTTGATATCTGCCACCTGAATCTGCATAAATCCTTTGCCACGCCGCACGGCGGAGGCGGCCCGGGTGCCGGGCCGGTAGGGGTGGTGGATAAGCTTCGTCCGTATCTTCCGGTTTCGCGCGTCGAAAAAACGAAGGACGGTACATTTACCCTGAATTATGATGAACCGAAGAGTATCGGCTATATTGCGCCGTTCTATGGAAACTTCGGAATTATTGTCCGGGCCTATGCTTATTTACTTGCTCTCGGGCGTGACGGCATGCTGGGAACCAGTAACCGGGCGGTGCTGAATGCGAATTATCTCCAGGAAAAGCTTCGCCCGCTGTTCGGTGAAAAGTACAAAGGCCGCTGCATGCATGAATTTGTTTTTTCCGGGGATGTGTTGAAACCGTATGGGATCCACACGCTGGATATTGCCAAAGGGATGATCGATCGCGGGATTCATCCGCCGACCGTCTATTTCCCGCTGAATATTTCCGAGGCGTTGATGATCGAACCGACAGAATCGGAGGACCGCGATACGCTGGACCGATTTGCTGAGGTGATGAAGGAGCTGTTTGAACTGGCCGAAACGGATCCGGATCAATTGCGTAATGCGCCGGTTACGACGCCCGTCGGTCGTCTGGATGAGGTGAAGGCCGCCCGCGATATGCGGCTCAGCTTTTCCTGA
- a CDS encoding aminomethyl-transferring glycine dehydrogenase subunit GcvPA has product MKKTPFCATSELDQQAMFEALGIENYDDLFEMIPDDLKVGELNIPNGLSEMEMMQHIRRIASKNATGLVNFCGAGFYDHYIPAAVNALASRGEFYTAYTPYQPEASQGTLQAAFEYQTAICRLTGMEVANASLFDGGTALIEGIMMALRQTRRNKVLVDEGVNPIYREMLRCYTQNLSVDYEEVKLSPTGIAHRKIYKGVLDGSVGAVVLQHPNFFGCLDNLSDLIEEIHAVNALAILSVYPMALSHVETPGAMGADIVTGEGQSLGLPLNFGGPYLGFMATRKKLVRKMPGRIVGETEDAQGRRGYVLTLQAREQHIRREKATSNICSNVQLCALRAIIYLSLIGREGFREVGRDCMDRASYAWHRLTKIDGVEPAFKRRFFNEFAVRLPKDASEVVSALIDQGIAAGFPVGRYYEDMDNVLLLSFTEKRTKEEIDILVAKLESTLKA; this is encoded by the coding sequence ATGAAAAAGACTCCATTCTGCGCAACGAGTGAGCTGGATCAGCAGGCGATGTTCGAGGCGCTTGGTATTGAAAATTATGATGATCTGTTTGAGATGATTCCGGACGATTTGAAAGTCGGCGAATTAAATATTCCCAACGGACTCTCTGAAATGGAGATGATGCAGCATATCCGTAGAATCGCATCAAAAAATGCAACCGGTCTTGTGAATTTCTGCGGAGCGGGTTTTTATGATCATTATATTCCGGCGGCCGTAAATGCATTGGCGAGTCGCGGCGAATTTTATACCGCCTACACGCCGTATCAGCCCGAAGCTTCGCAGGGCACGTTGCAGGCGGCGTTTGAATATCAGACGGCGATCTGCCGGCTGACCGGTATGGAAGTCGCTAATGCTTCTCTGTTCGACGGCGGGACGGCTCTGATTGAAGGCATCATGATGGCTTTGCGGCAGACGCGGAGGAACAAGGTGCTGGTCGATGAAGGGGTGAACCCGATCTATCGCGAAATGCTCCGTTGTTATACGCAGAATCTTTCGGTCGATTATGAAGAGGTAAAACTTTCTCCGACCGGTATTGCGCATCGGAAAATTTATAAAGGTGTGCTCGACGGTTCTGTCGGGGCTGTGGTGCTGCAGCATCCGAACTTTTTCGGCTGTCTCGACAATCTTTCCGATCTGATCGAGGAAATCCATGCCGTGAACGCGCTGGCGATACTGTCGGTTTATCCAATGGCGCTGTCGCACGTGGAAACGCCCGGCGCGATGGGAGCGGATATTGTGACCGGAGAAGGTCAGAGCCTCGGGCTTCCGCTCAACTTCGGAGGACCGTATCTGGGCTTTATGGCCACCCGTAAAAAACTGGTTCGTAAAATGCCGGGTCGTATTGTCGGTGAAACCGAAGACGCGCAGGGGCGTCGCGGTTATGTGCTGACGCTGCAGGCGCGCGAGCAGCATATCCGTCGTGAAAAAGCGACGTCGAATATCTGCTCGAATGTGCAGCTCTGCGCGCTGCGGGCCATTATCTATCTGTCGCTCATCGGCCGCGAGGGCTTCCGCGAAGTCGGCCGCGACTGTATGGACCGTGCGTCCTACGCCTGGCACCGACTGACGAAGATCGACGGCGTCGAGCCGGCATTCAAGCGCCGTTTTTTTAATGAGTTTGCGGTGCGTCTGCCGAAGGATGCCTCGGAAGTGGTCAGTGCTTTGATTGATCAGGGCATCGCCGCCGGTTTTCCGGTCGGTCGTTATTATGAGGATATGGACAATGTTCTCCTGCTCTCCTTTACCGAAAAGCGGACCAAGGAAGAGATCGATATCTTGGTTGCTAAGCTGGAAAGCACTCTTAAGGCCTAA
- a CDS encoding DUF4230 domain-containing protein has translation MTEFFIGMAVMLILAAALWIWSRTRKKVPAKEVRIFSSIEQLKAIGQLSVYKVLTKEIVTETDHTWGEFGNRYLGWVLSGKKMAMIFEFEIDFRYNLQSPLFEINEKSEGIYAVSMPPCDYEVNIRDIRFYDEQGSKLLPWLLPDLLNGFLSGGFKEQDKNNLVDAAKRHAQKQALELINNIQSEVQKSAKNTLESISRAFGADKIEFSFTAQEAEVNRVSVEVSEKIAS, from the coding sequence ATGACAGAATTTTTTATAGGTATGGCGGTGATGCTCATTCTGGCGGCGGCGCTGTGGATCTGGAGCAGAACCCGGAAGAAAGTTCCGGCGAAAGAAGTCCGAATTTTTTCCAGCATCGAGCAGTTGAAGGCCATTGGACAGCTGTCCGTATATAAAGTACTGACTAAAGAGATTGTGACGGAGACCGATCATACCTGGGGCGAGTTCGGAAACCGTTATCTCGGCTGGGTGCTCAGCGGTAAAAAAATGGCTATGATTTTCGAGTTTGAAATCGATTTTCGCTACAACCTGCAGAGTCCGCTCTTTGAAATTAACGAGAAAAGTGAGGGGATCTATGCTGTCAGTATGCCGCCTTGTGATTATGAGGTGAATATCCGTGATATTCGTTTTTATGATGAACAGGGCTCGAAACTGCTGCCTTGGCTGCTGCCGGATCTGCTCAATGGTTTCCTGAGCGGCGGATTCAAGGAACAGGATAAAAACAACCTGGTGGATGCGGCAAAAAGACATGCTCAGAAGCAGGCGCTGGAACTGATCAATAATATTCAGTCCGAAGTTCAGAAGTCGGCGAAAAATACGCTGGAATCGATCAGTCGCGCTTTCGGGGCTGATAAAATCGAATTTTCATTCACTGCGCAGGAGGCGGAAGTCAACCGGGTATCCGTCGAAGTTTCTGAAAAAATTGCATCGTAA
- the folD gene encoding bifunctional methylenetetrahydrofolate dehydrogenase/methenyltetrahydrofolate cyclohydrolase FolD: MIAERIDGKQIAADIRAELKAEVVALKERGIVPGLGVILVGEDPASKSYVSAKEKACEAIGIFSDDNRLPAETSQEDVLAVVERMNNDPKINGILVQLPLPDHIDESAVLLAIDPDKDVDGFHPMNVGKMMIGEKAFLPCTPHGVVQMLMRSGVETEGAHVVVVGRSNIVGKPVANMLLQKKEGANATVTLCHTRTKDLASHVKQADIIIAASGRPNTITADMVKTGAVVIDVGVNRVEDVSHERGYRLVGDVDFEAVSQIASKITPVPGGVGPMTITMLLFNTVESAKRANGID, translated from the coding sequence ATGATTGCAGAACGTATTGACGGGAAACAGATTGCTGCGGATATCCGCGCGGAACTGAAAGCAGAAGTGGTCGCTTTGAAGGAACGGGGTATTGTCCCGGGGCTGGGGGTGATTCTTGTGGGCGAAGATCCGGCGTCAAAATCCTATGTTTCTGCAAAAGAAAAAGCGTGTGAAGCCATTGGTATTTTTTCGGATGACAACCGGCTGCCGGCAGAAACCTCGCAGGAGGACGTTCTGGCGGTGGTGGAGCGTATGAATAATGATCCGAAAATCAACGGCATTCTTGTGCAGCTTCCGCTTCCGGATCATATTGATGAATCGGCTGTTCTGCTGGCGATTGATCCGGATAAGGATGTCGACGGATTCCACCCGATGAATGTGGGTAAAATGATGATTGGCGAAAAGGCATTTCTGCCCTGCACACCGCATGGAGTGGTGCAGATGCTGATGCGCAGCGGGGTTGAAACCGAGGGGGCGCATGTGGTTGTGGTGGGCCGCAGCAATATCGTCGGGAAACCGGTGGCCAATATGCTGCTGCAGAAAAAAGAAGGGGCGAATGCTACCGTCACGCTTTGCCATACCCGCACAAAAGATCTCGCTTCGCATGTGAAACAGGCGGATATCATTATTGCGGCTTCGGGCAGGCCGAATACAATTACGGCGGATATGGTGAAGACGGGCGCGGTGGTTATTGATGTCGGGGTCAACCGGGTGGAGGATGTTTCGCACGAGCGCGGATACCGGCTTGTAGGTGATGTTGATTTTGAGGCGGTCAGTCAGATTGCATCAAAGATTACGCCGGTTCCCGGGGGGGTAGGGCCGATGACAATTACCATGCTTTTATTCAATACCGTTGAATCGGCGAAACGAGCAAACGGGATTGACTGA
- a CDS encoding carbon starvation protein A: MNSLVIAAVAAVLYIIAYYTYGRFLGRKIFRVDPTAKCPSETHHDGIDFVATDKTVLFGHHFTSIAGTGPIVGPAIAVIWGWVPALIWILVGSIFMGAVHDFGSMMISLRHEGRTIGDIAGTVINPRVKSLFMLIIFFALWLVIAIFGVVIAAVFAIFPKSVIPVWLQLPIAVWLGFMVYKKGKSHITYGIIATILMYATIVLGAAFPINMPDAFGMSSVGIWVIALLIYAYVASTLPVTVLLQPRDYINAFQLCIAMGLLLLGIIVTHPPMIAPPTNLDAEGAPSLFPILFITVACGAISGFHCLVSSGTSSKQCDAETSAQPISYGGMLLEGMLAIIVIIACAAGIGLGLEKDGTLYTGVAAFNHQYSSWAAAGGLGAKIEAFVTGASNMISGIGLPRDVVLTLMGVFVASFAATTLDTATRLQRYIISEIAETVNVPAIGKTHPATFIAVATALALAFSSGGGKGALALWPLFGAVNQLLGGLALLVVTVWLARKKINIIFTALPMVFMIAMTVWGMSINLLSYYTGEKWLLFVIGSIITVLQTWMIIEGIVVLAKLRRN, encoded by the coding sequence ATGAATTCACTGGTTATTGCAGCTGTAGCTGCCGTTCTATACATCATCGCATATTATACTTACGGACGCTTTCTGGGCCGTAAAATTTTCAGAGTCGATCCCACGGCCAAATGCCCCAGCGAAACCCATCACGACGGCATCGATTTTGTAGCCACCGACAAAACCGTCCTTTTCGGACACCATTTCACCTCCATCGCCGGTACCGGCCCCATTGTCGGCCCGGCAATTGCCGTCATCTGGGGATGGGTTCCCGCACTGATCTGGATTCTGGTCGGCTCTATCTTCATGGGAGCCGTCCACGACTTCGGATCCATGATGATTTCATTGCGCCATGAAGGCCGCACCATCGGCGACATCGCCGGAACCGTGATCAATCCTCGCGTAAAATCACTCTTCATGCTCATCATCTTTTTTGCGCTATGGCTCGTCATCGCCATATTCGGCGTCGTCATCGCCGCGGTTTTTGCCATTTTTCCTAAATCGGTTATTCCGGTATGGCTGCAGCTGCCTATTGCCGTCTGGCTCGGATTCATGGTGTACAAAAAAGGGAAATCGCATATCACCTACGGTATCATCGCAACAATTCTCATGTATGCCACCATTGTTCTCGGTGCCGCTTTTCCGATCAATATGCCTGACGCCTTCGGCATGAGCAGTGTCGGTATCTGGGTGATTGCCCTGCTGATCTATGCCTACGTGGCCTCCACCCTCCCCGTCACCGTACTGCTGCAGCCGCGCGACTATATCAATGCTTTCCAGCTCTGCATCGCAATGGGATTGCTGCTTCTGGGCATCATCGTAACCCATCCGCCCATGATTGCTCCTCCCACCAATCTCGATGCCGAAGGCGCCCCCTCCCTTTTCCCCATTCTTTTCATCACCGTGGCCTGCGGCGCCATTTCCGGGTTCCACTGTCTGGTCTCCTCCGGCACCTCATCCAAACAATGCGATGCCGAAACCAGCGCCCAGCCGATCAGTTACGGCGGCATGCTGCTCGAGGGCATGCTGGCCATCATCGTTATCATCGCCTGCGCCGCCGGAATCGGGCTCGGCCTGGAAAAAGACGGCACCCTCTACACCGGGGTTGCCGCCTTCAATCACCAGTATTCCAGCTGGGCCGCCGCCGGCGGGCTGGGCGCTAAAATCGAAGCCTTTGTGACCGGGGCCTCCAACATGATCTCCGGCATCGGCCTGCCCAGAGACGTTGTACTGACCCTCATGGGTGTTTTTGTTGCCTCCTTTGCCGCCACCACACTTGACACCGCCACACGCCTTCAGCGTTACATTATTTCCGAAATCGCCGAAACCGTGAACGTTCCGGCCATCGGGAAAACACACCCCGCCACCTTTATCGCCGTAGCCACAGCTCTCGCCCTTGCTTTCTCCAGCGGCGGCGGGAAAGGTGCTCTCGCACTATGGCCGCTCTTCGGCGCCGTCAATCAGCTGCTCGGCGGCCTCGCCCTGCTGGTCGTTACCGTCTGGCTCGCCCGCAAAAAAATAAACATCATCTTCACCGCTCTCCCCATGGTCTTTATGATTGCCATGACGGTATGGGGCATGAGCATTAATCTTCTCTCCTATTACACCGGCGAAAAGTGGTTGCTATTCGTCATCGGAAGCATCATCACCGTTCTCCAGACCTGGATGATCATCGAAGGTATCGTCGTACTCGCCAAACTCAGACGAAATTAG
- the deoC gene encoding deoxyribose-phosphate aldolase encodes MEQVAATIDHAVLKPNQTEQDVRCNAQLCIQYGVASMCVRPCDVSLAADLLKNSNVMVSTVLSFPHGADTTSIKAAQARQALSDGAQEIDMVMNIGAFLSGKYDAVRKDIQAVVEIAHAGNASVKVIQESCFLTLKEVATACELSLEAGADFVKTSTGFGPSAATPEIIDVMVKTVGGKMGIKASGGIRTWEQAVGFLNQGASRLGIGSTETVLHGGISESAY; translated from the coding sequence ATGGAACAGGTTGCCGCAACGATCGACCACGCCGTACTGAAACCGAACCAGACCGAACAGGATGTACGCTGCAATGCGCAGCTGTGCATTCAATACGGTGTGGCCAGTATGTGCGTACGGCCCTGCGATGTCAGCCTTGCCGCCGACCTGCTGAAGAATTCAAACGTAATGGTTTCCACAGTGCTCAGTTTTCCCCATGGTGCAGATACAACATCCATAAAAGCCGCTCAGGCCCGGCAGGCTCTTTCCGACGGCGCGCAGGAAATTGATATGGTCATGAATATCGGCGCATTTCTCTCCGGAAAATATGATGCGGTGCGGAAAGATATTCAGGCTGTTGTTGAAATTGCACATGCAGGTAATGCCTCGGTAAAAGTGATTCAGGAGAGCTGCTTTCTGACGCTGAAAGAAGTCGCCACAGCCTGCGAACTTTCACTGGAAGCCGGAGCGGATTTTGTTAAAACATCGACCGGTTTCGGCCCCTCCGCCGCTACACCGGAAATAATCGACGTTATGGTAAAAACAGTTGGCGGAAAAATGGGCATAAAAGCCTCGGGCGGTATCCGCACCTGGGAACAGGCAGTTGGCTTTCTGAATCAAGGTGCTTCCCGCCTGGGGATCGGTTCTACAGAAACTGTACTGCACGGTGGAATCTCCGAATCCGCCTATTAG
- a CDS encoding DUF4870 domain-containing protein, whose amino-acid sequence MNDEDFRNRDDGVRPPHRFSPDASERNWAMACHLAAIGGYLLPYVLAQFVIPLVIWLMKRDCGAFIDTQGKEAVNFQLSLLLYAVVLALTVIGLLLLLPLAVFGFVCPIIGAVKASEGREFRYPLCIHFIK is encoded by the coding sequence ATGAATGATGAGGATTTCAGGAACAGGGATGATGGTGTCAGGCCGCCGCATCGGTTCAGCCCCGATGCAAGTGAGCGCAACTGGGCGATGGCCTGTCATCTCGCCGCAATCGGCGGCTATCTGCTGCCTTATGTCCTGGCGCAGTTTGTGATTCCGCTGGTGATCTGGCTGATGAAGCGTGATTGCGGTGCGTTTATTGATACGCAGGGTAAAGAGGCGGTTAACTTCCAGCTCAGCCTGCTGTTGTATGCGGTTGTCCTGGCGCTGACGGTGATCGGTTTGCTACTGCTTCTTCCGCTGGCTGTTTTCGGGTTTGTCTGCCCGATTATCGGTGCCGTGAAGGCGAGTGAAGGTCGGGAGTTCCGGTATCCGCTGTGTATTCATTTTATTAAATAG
- the gcvT gene encoding glycine cleavage system aminomethyltransferase GcvT, with product MMKNTPLHAQHQQLGARMGGFGGWDMPIQYAGILEEHDHTRNHASVFDICHMGEFELYGKTALRDLENLLTCNIRSLNIGQVRYGFMLNDAGGVIDDLTCYRLDEMRYMLVVNAGTAEKDAEWIQRHLSAETIFVDLSAETAKLDVQGPESRDVLEEVFGCTLPELDYFRFREFQAWEASTIISRTGYTGELGYEMYLPNEAAVRLWKKLVAHPFCEPCGLGARDTLRLEMGYALYGHELTESRSPVEMSRGMFIDRSKNFIGKKRVMQDLEIPRNLLVGLKFSSKRAAREGNSVFSGDREIGIVTSGSLAPSLGRAVAMAYVKPEYSEVGKILDVEIRGRRFPAEVVELPFYKEGTARIS from the coding sequence ATGATGAAAAATACGCCATTGCATGCGCAGCATCAGCAATTAGGCGCCCGTATGGGTGGATTCGGCGGATGGGATATGCCGATTCAGTATGCGGGTATTCTCGAAGAGCACGATCATACCCGGAATCATGCTTCGGTATTCGATATCTGCCACATGGGTGAATTTGAACTTTACGGGAAAACCGCACTCCGGGATCTGGAAAATCTGCTCACCTGCAATATCCGGTCTTTGAACATCGGGCAGGTCCGTTATGGATTCATGCTGAATGACGCCGGAGGAGTGATTGATGATCTGACCTGTTACCGGCTGGATGAAATGCGCTATATGCTCGTTGTGAATGCCGGAACGGCTGAAAAGGATGCGGAATGGATTCAGCGTCATCTGTCCGCAGAAACGATTTTTGTCGATCTGTCTGCCGAAACCGCGAAACTGGATGTGCAGGGGCCGGAATCGCGCGATGTACTCGAAGAAGTGTTCGGCTGCACGCTTCCGGAGCTTGACTATTTCCGGTTCAGAGAGTTTCAGGCATGGGAAGCGTCGACCATTATAAGCCGGACCGGCTATACCGGTGAACTGGGCTATGAAATGTATCTGCCGAACGAGGCTGCTGTCCGGCTGTGGAAAAAACTCGTGGCCCATCCCTTCTGTGAACCCTGCGGGCTTGGTGCCCGCGATACGCTTCGTCTTGAAATGGGGTATGCGCTCTATGGACACGAACTCACTGAATCACGATCTCCGGTCGAAATGTCGCGCGGTATGTTTATTGATCGAAGCAAGAATTTTATCGGAAAGAAACGTGTGATGCAGGATCTGGAAATTCCGCGGAATCTGCTGGTTGGCCTGAAGTTCAGTTCAAAACGTGCGGCCCGGGAAGGGAATTCTGTATTTTCCGGTGACCGGGAAATCGGCATTGTGACCAGCGGATCGCTCGCTCCGAGTCTCGGGAGAGCGGTTGCTATGGCGTACGTGAAACCTGAATATTCCGAAGTAGGGAAGATACTTGATGTTGAAATCCGCGGCAGGCGTTTTCCCGCCGAAGTGGTTGAGCTTCCGTTTTATAAAGAGGGAACGGCAAGGATATCATGA
- the cls gene encoding cardiolipin synthase — translation MNETPSDLTFWVVFSTALHICAFIGVTLHALQRRRYASATVLWIFLAWSFPLIGPLLYLSFGIDRVSTKGLERQLTNQLLIKKRDARLAEKTPFRAWHLDYRTLSDAIENRMSRKLNHVIDAIIPEHPLLSSNAVFPLASGDAAYPLMLQAIRSAQHHIHMQSFIIHRDDTGRKLLEILKKKAEEGVKVRLLFDRFGSTHAYLSGMFRKYRKIPNFEICGWTQANPLKAQFQINLRNHRKNLVVDGRVAFFGGVNIASENLTSNGRKAIRDYHFKVEGPMVHELQFSFLSDWFFMTRESIDDLLHADLFPKIISCGNVNARLIDSGPSSEPGLLAEVFFNAIVEAQEQILIVSPYFVPSSDIIQAIRSAARRGVDVRIVLPKKNNHRYAGMAAKALYEDLLETGVRIFHRNPPFIHAKAMVIDTSVALVGTANIDIRSLELNYETTVLFEEQTAVTAIKRMIREDIDDSTEIKLNEWLKRPPLQKLGENLCSLMTPVL, via the coding sequence ATGAACGAAACTCCTTCCGACCTCACATTCTGGGTAGTGTTCAGTACAGCACTGCACATTTGTGCATTTATCGGCGTCACACTCCATGCTCTGCAACGGCGGCGGTATGCCAGTGCTACGGTTCTCTGGATTTTCCTGGCCTGGTCCTTCCCGCTCATCGGCCCGCTGCTCTATCTTTCATTCGGCATCGACCGTGTTTCAACAAAAGGACTCGAACGGCAGCTCACCAATCAGCTGCTGATAAAAAAACGCGATGCCCGGCTTGCTGAAAAAACACCGTTTCGCGCCTGGCATCTTGACTATCGAACTCTATCCGATGCGATTGAAAACCGCATGAGCCGGAAACTGAACCACGTCATCGATGCCATCATCCCCGAACACCCTCTACTCTCCTCCAATGCCGTATTCCCGCTGGCCAGCGGTGATGCCGCCTATCCGCTGATGCTGCAGGCTATCCGCTCAGCGCAGCACCACATTCACATGCAGAGCTTTATTATTCATCGCGACGATACCGGCCGGAAACTGCTTGAAATTTTAAAGAAAAAGGCCGAAGAAGGCGTAAAGGTCCGCCTGCTTTTTGATCGTTTCGGCTCCACCCACGCCTATCTCAGCGGCATGTTCCGGAAGTACCGGAAAATCCCGAATTTTGAAATCTGTGGATGGACTCAGGCCAACCCGCTGAAAGCCCAGTTTCAGATCAACCTGCGCAATCACCGGAAAAATCTGGTGGTCGATGGTCGGGTGGCTTTCTTCGGCGGCGTGAACATTGCTTCGGAAAACCTGACATCCAATGGCCGGAAGGCCATTCGCGATTACCATTTTAAAGTGGAAGGGCCGATGGTTCATGAGCTGCAGTTTTCCTTCCTGAGCGACTGGTTTTTCATGACACGTGAATCCATCGATGATCTTCTGCATGCTGATCTTTTTCCAAAGATTATCTCCTGCGGCAATGTAAACGCACGCTTGATTGACAGTGGTCCTTCGTCGGAACCCGGCCTGCTGGCCGAGGTGTTTTTCAACGCCATCGTAGAGGCTCAGGAACAGATTCTGATTGTATCGCCATATTTTGTTCCAAGCTCCGACATCATCCAGGCTATCCGTTCCGCCGCCCGGCGCGGCGTCGATGTTCGCATTGTTTTACCGAAAAAGAACAATCACCGTTACGCCGGCATGGCCGCCAAAGCACTCTATGAGGATCTGCTTGAAACCGGCGTACGCATATTTCACCGCAATCCGCCTTTCATCCACGCCAAAGCCATGGTGATCGACACCTCGGTAGCACTGGTCGGCACAGCCAACATCGATATCCGCAGTCTGGAACTGAATTATGAAACCACTGTACTTTTCGAAGAACAGACCGCCGTCACCGCCATCAAACGCATGATCAGGGAAGATATTGATGACAGCACAGAAATTAAACTCAATGAATGGCTGAAGCGTCCGCCTTTACAGAAACTCGGTGAAAATCTCTGCTCCCTCATGACGCCCGTTCTGTAA
- a CDS encoding ferritin codes for MISKKMQDALNEQVNKEFYSAYMYLAMSAYSNSLGLPGFAHWMRMQYEEEIMHVTKMYDYIQNQGGIVTLKAIEQPPQKYGSPLDIFEKTLEHEQFVTNLIHRLMDLAVEERDYATQTFLQWYVSEQVEEEANVNDIVSPLRMVGEDKGGLMMIDQQLAGRPAPTPLPA; via the coding sequence ATGATCTCAAAAAAAATGCAGGACGCACTGAATGAACAGGTTAACAAAGAGTTCTATTCGGCGTATATGTATCTGGCCATGTCGGCCTACAGCAACAGTCTAGGGTTGCCCGGGTTTGCACATTGGATGCGCATGCAGTACGAAGAGGAAATTATGCATGTGACCAAAATGTACGATTATATTCAGAATCAGGGGGGTATTGTTACGCTGAAAGCGATTGAGCAGCCTCCGCAGAAATATGGTTCGCCGCTGGATATTTTTGAGAAAACGCTGGAACACGAACAGTTTGTGACGAATCTGATTCATCGACTGATGGATCTGGCTGTTGAAGAGCGTGATTATGCAACACAGACGTTTCTGCAGTGGTATGTTTCTGAGCAGGTGGAAGAGGAAGCCAATGTGAACGATATTGTTTCCCCGTTGCGTATGGTCGGTGAGGATAAAGGCGGTCTGATGATGATCGATCAGCAGCTGGCCGGCCGCCCGGCGCCGACTCCGCTGCCCGCATAA